One genomic region from Negativicutes bacterium encodes:
- a CDS encoding ABC transporter ATP-binding protein/permease — MQNFRKIVTLIRPYRLLYTAVILALIVGNLMKLVPPMILRSIIDQGIPSGNMQLVVHSLWLYIGLWVLRGICNFIQWYGSENVGQRIALDLRQSLHDKLQTLSISWFAKTQTGSILAKLTEDVDIVQQFVCWSFLELITNVISVLGTVTMLVYISPTLAAKALATLPVLFFLVYRFNRVVRPAWEAVREQMDHLTSALQENISGVRVVKAFARENFEMGKFDRQNMIYRDKNISRARLEARYNPMMEFTSALGIMLFLFFGGLEYQAGRISMGDLLSFNMYLWEFMWPVRMLGFLINMLGRALAAAPRVFAILDLPAKIHDPEHPIAPEVIRGHLCFENVSFHFEDDPQTEILSRINLDVQPGERVAIVGGTGSGKTTMMNLIPRFHDVTEGRITLDGVDLRDFSLATLRQNIGMVLQETFLFSTSIGDNIAYGSPNATVAAVKHAAEVSQAAEFIDTLPQGYHTMVGERGIGLSGGQKQRVALARAVLLNPKILILDEATSSVDVETEQKIQSALETVMAGRTTLIIAKRLSTIQNADRVVILEGGRIAEMGTHQELLSLGGLYRRLFEQQMSNRSETQQKGV, encoded by the coding sequence TGCAAAATTTTAGAAAGATCGTTACACTCATTCGCCCTTATCGGTTGCTATACACAGCGGTCATCCTCGCTCTGATTGTTGGTAACTTAATGAAACTGGTACCGCCCATGATTCTGCGTTCCATCATCGATCAAGGCATTCCTTCCGGTAATATGCAGCTGGTTGTGCATTCCTTATGGCTTTATATCGGGCTCTGGGTCCTGCGCGGCATCTGTAATTTTATCCAATGGTATGGTTCGGAAAATGTCGGCCAGAGAATTGCGCTTGACTTACGTCAAAGTTTGCATGATAAATTGCAGACCTTATCGATTTCCTGGTTTGCAAAAACACAGACCGGCTCGATTCTAGCCAAATTGACCGAGGATGTTGATATTGTTCAGCAATTTGTCTGCTGGTCGTTTCTGGAATTGATCACCAATGTCATTTCTGTTTTGGGTACGGTCACGATGCTCGTTTACATCAGTCCTACGCTGGCTGCCAAAGCGCTTGCGACCCTGCCGGTCCTGTTTTTTTTAGTCTATCGTTTTAATCGGGTCGTGCGCCCCGCCTGGGAGGCGGTACGGGAACAGATGGATCATCTCACCTCCGCCTTGCAGGAAAATATTTCCGGCGTCCGCGTTGTCAAAGCCTTTGCCAGAGAAAATTTCGAAATGGGTAAATTTGATCGGCAAAATATGATTTATCGGGATAAAAACATCTCCCGCGCCCGCCTGGAAGCGCGCTACAATCCGATGATGGAATTTACTTCCGCCCTCGGGATTATGCTGTTTTTATTTTTCGGCGGGTTGGAATATCAAGCCGGCCGCATCAGCATGGGAGATTTGCTTTCCTTTAACATGTACCTCTGGGAATTTATGTGGCCCGTCCGGATGCTGGGATTCCTGATCAATATGCTGGGCCGCGCTTTGGCCGCCGCACCGCGTGTGTTTGCTATTTTGGACCTGCCGGCGAAAATCCATGACCCGGAACATCCGATCGCACCGGAAGTGATCCGCGGCCATTTATGCTTTGAAAATGTCTCTTTCCATTTTGAGGACGATCCGCAGACCGAAATTCTCAGCCGGATCAATCTTGATGTGCAGCCGGGAGAGCGGGTAGCCATTGTCGGCGGTACCGGTTCCGGCAAAACTACCATGATGAACCTGATCCCGCGCTTTCATGATGTCACAGAGGGCAGAATCACCCTGGACGGTGTGGATCTGCGTGATTTCTCACTGGCAACCCTGCGGCAAAATATCGGCATGGTGCTGCAGGAAACCTTCCTCTTCTCCACTTCAATCGGTGACAATATTGCTTACGGTTCGCCCAATGCCACGGTGGCCGCCGTCAAACACGCGGCGGAGGTCAGCCAGGCCGCCGAATTTATCGATACCTTACCACAAGGGTATCATACCATGGTGGGTGAACGCGGCATCGGTCTTTCCGGCGGACAAAAACAGCGGGTGGCTTTGGCACGCGCCGTCCTGCTGAACCCGAAAATTCTCATTCTGGATGAGGCTACTTCCAGTGTGGATGTGGAGACAGAGCAAAAGATCCAGTCTGCTTTGGAAACCGTCATGGCCGGACGCACCACATTAATCATTGCCAAGCGGCTTTCGACCATTCAAAATGCAGATCGGGTCGTCATCCTGGAAGGCGGCCGGATTGCCGAAATGGGGACCCATCAGGAACTCCTTTCGCTGGGCGGACTTTATCGGCGGCTCTTTGAACAGCAAATGTCCAATCGCAGCGAAACGCAGCAGAAAGGAGTTTGA